Proteins encoded together in one Orrella marina window:
- a CDS encoding acyl carrier protein translates to MAEEVITKEEIMAVFPTVQKTMADALGCDEEDIELDVSLIEGLDAESIDFLDMVFRLERAFKVKVPRGKIIEDVRGDMPVEEFEQNGVLTEKGLIRLKEYLSEIPDDRFSSPMRVDQIARLYTPETFCKMIIRAQRAAAR, encoded by the coding sequence ATGGCTGAAGAAGTCATTACCAAAGAAGAAATCATGGCGGTGTTCCCGACCGTCCAGAAAACCATGGCGGATGCCCTCGGTTGTGATGAGGAAGACATTGAGCTTGACGTGTCGCTCATCGAAGGTCTGGATGCCGAATCCATCGATTTTCTGGATATGGTGTTTCGCCTTGAGCGCGCGTTCAAGGTCAAGGTCCCGCGCGGCAAGATTATCGAGGATGTCCGCGGTGACATGCCCGTTGAAGAGTTTGAGCAAAATGGTGTGCTGACCGAAAAGGGTCTGATTCGTCTGAAAGAGTATCTCTCCGAGATCCCGGACGATCGATTCTCTTCGCCCATGCGCGTCGACCAGATCGCCCGTCTGTACACACCAGAAACATTCTGCAAGATGATCATCCGCGCACAACGTGCGGCTGCCAGGTAA
- a CDS encoding beta-ketoacyl-[acyl-carrier-protein] synthase family protein: protein MTAKTRVAITGIGLVTPAGHDVQSTWSRLKAARSCAAPISIFDASGFSTRIAAEVPDIDKLPDIDDRKLLKYASRAHRFALAAADQALADAGIRPSSGDAGRWGCVVGAGMMSVAHDEIAAVQRDAAVDGELNASALLQVPVANDVMAFSRSLSTAGISLLLRRYGIRGYASTVHTACASGGQAVGTALRLIRRGVADCVLTGGFDSMISPVGLSGFCLLSAVSPDNDNPQRASRPFDVTRNGFVLGEGAGFLVLESWERAVARGATIYAELAGDGNSLSSYRITDSHPSGDGPIQSMQRAMADAGASIEDFDYLNAHGTSTPMNDRSECAAVRAVFGDYADQISVSSTKSVMGHLIAAAGAVEAAICAMAIRQGCMPPNANLQQVDPDCDVNIVRDEPRHARIRMAMSNSLGFGGSNSSLAFRHPEETAALIARGL from the coding sequence ATGACAGCAAAAACCAGGGTAGCGATCACCGGGATTGGTCTGGTGACGCCTGCAGGACACGATGTGCAATCGACCTGGAGCCGGCTCAAGGCTGCTCGCAGTTGCGCTGCACCGATCAGCATCTTTGACGCGTCGGGCTTCTCGACACGTATCGCAGCTGAGGTCCCGGATATCGACAAACTGCCCGATATCGATGACCGCAAGCTTCTCAAATACGCGAGCCGTGCGCACCGTTTTGCACTGGCTGCTGCAGATCAGGCGCTGGCAGATGCCGGTATCCGGCCCTCATCCGGTGATGCCGGTCGCTGGGGGTGTGTGGTGGGTGCGGGCATGATGTCGGTGGCACACGACGAGATCGCAGCGGTTCAGCGAGATGCTGCCGTTGACGGAGAACTCAATGCGAGTGCCTTGCTTCAGGTCCCGGTGGCCAACGACGTCATGGCGTTCAGTCGCAGTCTGTCGACTGCTGGCATCAGTCTGCTGCTGCGTCGCTACGGCATCCGTGGTTACGCGTCGACCGTTCATACCGCATGTGCGTCCGGTGGACAGGCCGTCGGCACGGCGTTGAGACTGATCCGCAGAGGCGTGGCGGATTGTGTGCTGACAGGCGGATTTGACTCGATGATTTCTCCGGTTGGCCTGTCCGGATTTTGCTTGCTGTCAGCTGTTTCGCCAGACAATGACAATCCGCAACGAGCCAGTCGGCCGTTTGATGTGACACGCAACGGTTTCGTGCTTGGAGAGGGGGCCGGCTTTCTGGTGCTGGAGTCGTGGGAGCGTGCTGTTGCGCGTGGCGCAACCATTTATGCCGAGCTTGCGGGGGATGGCAACTCCCTGTCGTCCTACCGGATCACGGACTCCCATCCTTCCGGGGATGGACCGATCCAGTCCATGCAGCGAGCGATGGCTGATGCCGGTGCCAGTATCGAGGATTTTGATTATCTGAATGCACACGGGACTTCAACACCGATGAATGATCGCAGCGAATGCGCAGCGGTCAGGGCTGTGTTTGGCGATTACGCTGACCAGATTTCTGTCAGTTCCACCAAAAGTGTGATGGGGCACCTGATCGCGGCGGCCGGCGCGGTCGAGGCTGCCATTTGCGCCATGGCAATCAGGCAAGGGTGCATGCCGCCCAACGCGAACCTTCAGCAAGTTGATCCGGATTGTGATGTGAACATCGTTCGTGATGAGCCCCGACACGCGAGAATACGGATGGCGATGTCCAACTCTCTTGGTTTCGGTGGAAGTAACAGTTCGCTTGCTTTCAGACATCCTGAAGAGACAGCGGCCTTGATCGCACGGGGGTTGTAA
- a CDS encoding beta-ketoacyl synthase N-terminal-like domain-containing protein, protein MTRLVITGSAAICGAGQTPAEIVDSLLTGKPAIAPIESWDTAGWPCTVASTVHHYNGGKLLGDRKLVKLVRRSDVFGIYAGDQAISQAGLSEYRQTLEERAALEFADSTGCYVGSGGGAFEVNYDYFPLMAETGADMQAFGQELSSMVNPMWLLRSLPNNVLCHISIRHQLKGVNGCITNHTTSGMLALIESAWALREGEAERVVAIAHDAPVEPQTLLYLHRVGLLASEHATPFDRRHAGCLLGEGAGSMVLETETSALERGLRSWVSIWAVVTALRVRVSLMCAKTVTVCVEA, encoded by the coding sequence ATGACCAGACTAGTGATTACGGGATCGGCCGCCATTTGTGGCGCAGGCCAGACACCTGCGGAGATTGTCGACTCCTTGTTGACAGGAAAACCTGCGATTGCGCCGATTGAGTCGTGGGACACCGCGGGGTGGCCATGCACAGTGGCCTCGACGGTACACCATTACAACGGCGGAAAGCTGCTCGGTGACCGCAAGCTTGTGAAGCTCGTGCGGCGCTCGGACGTATTTGGGATCTATGCGGGCGATCAGGCCATTTCCCAGGCCGGGCTGAGCGAGTATCGCCAGACGCTTGAGGAGCGTGCAGCACTGGAGTTTGCCGATTCGACTGGTTGCTACGTCGGATCGGGTGGTGGTGCATTCGAAGTGAATTACGATTACTTTCCGTTGATGGCAGAGACTGGCGCGGACATGCAGGCGTTTGGTCAGGAACTGTCCAGTATGGTCAATCCGATGTGGCTTCTGCGCTCGTTGCCTAACAATGTGTTGTGTCACATCAGCATTCGACACCAACTCAAAGGTGTCAACGGTTGTATCACCAATCACACAACCAGCGGCATGCTTGCGCTGATCGAGTCTGCGTGGGCCTTGCGCGAGGGTGAGGCCGAGCGGGTAGTGGCGATTGCTCACGATGCCCCGGTCGAACCCCAGACACTCCTCTATCTTCACCGGGTCGGTTTGCTGGCCAGTGAGCATGCCACGCCGTTTGATCGTCGCCATGCGGGATGTTTGCTCGGCGAGGGTGCGGGATCGATGGTGCTGGAAACCGAAACCTCTGCGCTTGAGCGGGGGCTACGATCCTGGGTGAGTATCTGGGCGGTGGTGACTGCACTGAGGGTGAGAGTCTCTTTGATGTGCGCGAAGACGGTGACGGTGTGCGTCGAAGCATAG
- a CDS encoding lysophospholipid acyltransferase family protein, with product MGEFISSRQTCSGIENEYRLPLDREEALRYLDSSESDRADRRSRANNSSDPAGFLAAELALQKLCLEVMATDARAERICESDFLVESLQSNQINLRLSGRARRALNHHLLESISARIEEDGQTLVVVPVEMSLPVTRAGRFIGRFLPYRRKVIEQGMRRVYGERVSSERLHQLMLAHYSHLATLLWELLVFRFKSVDERAAKVRVQGEQMIIEAFEAGKGMLILTGHFGNFEVSTVSGIEHFPLAKGRIHFLRRPIKPRWLSDFLTRRFNRAGFGVIGRRGSLEEIVNRLESGEAIVFPFDQYAHKPDGISVPLFGVPTGTYKSMAVLAMATGAPVISGSSWREPDGSHVLKFWGALEPVQDEDVGKEISRNTEMYNRELERMILYKPEQWWWVHRRWKNAPAV from the coding sequence GTGGGAGAGTTCATATCATCTCGTCAAACCTGCTCCGGGATTGAGAACGAGTACAGGCTGCCATTGGACCGTGAAGAAGCCTTGAGGTACCTGGATTCCAGTGAGTCTGACAGGGCTGACCGGAGATCAAGGGCAAACAATTCGTCTGACCCGGCGGGTTTTCTTGCTGCCGAGCTTGCGCTGCAAAAGCTTTGTCTGGAAGTAATGGCAACGGACGCTCGCGCAGAGCGTATCTGTGAGTCAGATTTTCTGGTCGAATCGCTACAAAGTAACCAGATCAACCTGAGATTGAGCGGTCGGGCGCGGCGAGCTTTAAATCATCACCTTCTAGAGAGTATTTCTGCTCGCATCGAGGAGGATGGCCAAACTTTGGTGGTCGTGCCCGTAGAAATGTCGTTGCCGGTCACTCGTGCAGGGCGATTCATTGGACGATTCCTGCCGTACCGCAGAAAGGTGATCGAGCAGGGCATGCGACGTGTGTATGGCGAACGCGTCAGTTCTGAGCGTCTGCATCAGCTCATGCTGGCCCATTACAGCCATCTTGCAACGCTTTTATGGGAGCTGCTGGTTTTCCGGTTCAAGTCTGTTGATGAGCGTGCGGCCAAGGTCCGCGTGCAAGGCGAACAGATGATCATCGAGGCCTTTGAGGCCGGCAAGGGCATGCTGATCCTGACGGGTCATTTCGGTAATTTCGAGGTCTCGACGGTATCAGGCATCGAGCATTTCCCTCTGGCGAAAGGTAGGATTCATTTTTTGCGTCGACCAATCAAACCCAGGTGGTTGAGTGACTTTCTGACGCGTCGCTTTAACAGGGCCGGGTTCGGAGTGATTGGCAGGCGAGGGTCGCTTGAAGAAATCGTGAACCGGTTGGAGTCAGGCGAAGCGATCGTCTTTCCGTTTGATCAGTACGCTCACAAGCCAGATGGCATCAGTGTTCCACTTTTTGGTGTGCCGACCGGGACCTACAAGAGTATGGCCGTGCTGGCGATGGCTACTGGCGCACCGGTGATATCCGGATCCTCCTGGCGTGAGCCAGATGGTTCGCATGTACTCAAGTTCTGGGGGGCGCTCGAGCCTGTTCAGGACGAAGACGTGGGTAAGGAAATCTCTCGAAACACAGAGATGTACAACCGCGAGCTCGAGCGAATGATTCTGTACAAGCCCGAGCAATGGTGGTGGGTGCACCGTCGCTGGAAGAACGCGCCTGCAGTCTGA
- a CDS encoding glycine zipper domain-containing protein, whose protein sequence is MTTLKRSLIALSVVAAVAVSGCSNMTTAQQRELSGGAIGAAAGAGITALAGGDAIWGAVGGAAVGALGGFLYNKHEQNNSN, encoded by the coding sequence ATGACTACTCTTAAAAGATCTTTGATCGCGCTTTCTGTCGTTGCAGCAGTCGCCGTCAGCGGTTGCTCGAACATGACAACAGCCCAGCAGCGAGAGCTCTCTGGCGGTGCAATTGGTGCCGCAGCCGGCGCAGGTATCACAGCACTGGCAGGCGGTGATGCCATCTGGGGTGCTGTCGGCGGTGCCGCAGTGGGCGCACTAGGTGGATTTCTTTACAACAAGCACGAGCAGAACAACAGCAACTGA
- a CDS encoding Rap1a/Tai family immunity protein: MKTALIAASLAALAMSTVNAQTTPTVITTKALVSACQNSASTADQAFCHGFAQGVFDTYSMSRHPSRNPEFICFKGQSPSRKQTMTDFLAWTEKHPQYADRSAADTLLRYLASAFPCKS; this comes from the coding sequence ATGAAGACTGCACTGATTGCTGCAAGCCTGGCCGCCTTGGCCATGAGCACTGTGAACGCACAAACAACGCCGACCGTGATCACGACAAAGGCCCTGGTTTCTGCTTGCCAGAATTCCGCCAGCACGGCAGACCAGGCTTTTTGTCATGGCTTTGCTCAAGGTGTCTTTGACACGTATTCCATGAGCCGCCACCCTTCACGCAATCCGGAGTTCATCTGTTTCAAAGGCCAGAGCCCATCTCGCAAACAGACCATGACAGACTTTCTGGCATGGACAGAAAAGCATCCCCAGTACGCAGACAGGTCTGCAGCTGACACTTTGCTGCGCTACCTCGCTAGTGCGTTTCCCTGCAAATCCTGA